GTGCCACTCGTAGCGCGAGCGACACGAGCGCGCGACCGAGAGGATGGCGAGTTCGCGCTCCCGCGCCGAGAGGTCCCCGACGCCCCAGAGGGCGGTCCCGAGACGCATGTACGCCTGCATCGCACGGGGGGCGTGGCCCATCGCCCCGAACAGGTTCAACTCGCCCAGGACGTCCTCGTCCATGAGGTAGCGGTACTCCTCGGGGAGCGCGTCCCTCGTCAGGAGCGGTACGCGCGCGTCGTCGTCGTCGAACGTCGACATACCCCGACCTCGTCGCTCGGGCACAAAACACTCCCCCCTCCGCGACTCGCTCCGACGCCGACACCCGAACCGACACGGGACTCGACGCCTCCGGCCTTCTACTAAGATGTACTAAGTAAGCAATACTGAGTGCCTGTACGGACTCCACCAGTGGCCGCCAACGTCGTCAAAATTGTAGTATCGGAAGTCTCTGTTCTATCGGGTAAAAAACGACGATTACGTCCGATCAGATGGTCTCGTGTCCGAAACGGTACGACTCATTCGAAACGCGCGTCGAGGGGCCGAGTGGCTTCGACTGAGACGTGCGTTCGACTCCCCCTTGGCGTCCGCACTCCCCGGAGGACCCACCGCTACCGCCGACTGAAATACGCGTTCTTCAATTTCTACTGTACTCGCTTTCGCGGCAGTAATTCGAAAAGCGTACACGATAGTTGTCGAGGCCAGTCGGTCGTTCGCGGGGGACGCCCCCGTGATGCCCCTGTCGGTCCCGCTAGTCGCCGTGGAGACGTTCGAACTCGTCGGCGTCCGTCCGCTGGATGATCTCGTCTATCCACAGCATCTTGAGGCCCATCAGGAGGGCCGTCGCGACGACGGTGTGGACGGGGCGGCGACGGAGGGCGGCCCAGCCGACCCACGCGGTCACGGGTACGTTGAGGAGGTTGAGGACGTTCGGCCAGTCGACGCCGACGGTTCCGTTTCCGGCGCGGAGCCACGCCCGCTCCGCGAGGACGCCGCGGGTCATCCACGCGTCCGTGTTCGTCGGCGGCGGGAACGCCGCGGGGTTGACGACCAGCCAGCCCAGCGTCGCGGCCAGCAGTCGCCGGTTTCGGCTGTAGAGGGCGTAGACGAGCAGGGGGGTTGTCGCGGCGCGACTCCACCCGCTCCAGGGGTTCGCGTGGCGCTCCCAGACGGCCTCCGGGAGGACGGTACGGGGCGACGCCGGTCGCGTGTCCGTCGGCATACCGGGGGGTTCGCGCCGGTGGGAACTAACCGTATCGGCGGCGGACGGTGACCGAGAGCCGCATTCTTTTTGCAACGGGGGACCAAGCCGGTGATATGGAAGCTTCCGAAACGACCGCCCGACCGGCCACCGTCCGCGTCGAGAACGTCGGTGGCATCGACGAGACGACGGTCGACATCCCTCCCGGCGTGACCGTCCTCACCGGTCGGAACGCGACGAACCGCACCTCGTTTCTGCAGGCAGTCATGGCCGCTATCGGGAGCGACGCCGTCTCGCTGAAGGGCGACGCCGACGAGGGGCGCGTCGAACTCGACCTGGACGGGG
The nucleotide sequence above comes from Halomarina ordinaria. Encoded proteins:
- a CDS encoding DUF6653 family protein, which codes for MPTDTRPASPRTVLPEAVWERHANPWSGWSRAATTPLLVYALYSRNRRLLAATLGWLVVNPAAFPPPTNTDAWMTRGVLAERAWLRAGNGTVGVDWPNVLNLLNVPVTAWVGWAALRRRPVHTVVATALLMGLKMLWIDEIIQRTDADEFERLHGD